In a single window of the Xylanimonas protaetiae genome:
- a CDS encoding HAD family hydrolase has product MRQPTVVFDFDGTLALGHGPVIAYARHVADTLGDRRLVDDAIDALALVDAGDAAFLDGYDAVRRLALARGAGAGELEDAYQASRAQLGTAAAPVVAPPGLGAFLAALRRDARLVLATNAPATGAAAALEQLGAAEHLVERHYAIGKPAGLAAVVGAHLARGPVLSVGDIWDYDLAPAAALGAATALVGPAATRTDLMPDLRGATLADLYDDIRSWAASAARGLTAPSLDRKA; this is encoded by the coding sequence ATGCGGCAGCCGACCGTCGTCTTCGACTTCGACGGAACCCTGGCCCTCGGGCACGGGCCCGTGATCGCGTACGCGCGGCACGTCGCCGACACGCTCGGCGACCGACGGCTGGTCGACGACGCGATCGACGCCCTCGCCCTCGTCGACGCCGGCGACGCCGCGTTCCTCGACGGGTACGACGCCGTGCGGCGGCTCGCGCTGGCGCGCGGGGCCGGCGCCGGGGAGCTCGAGGACGCCTACCAGGCCAGCCGCGCACAGCTCGGGACGGCGGCCGCGCCCGTCGTCGCACCACCCGGGTTGGGGGCGTTCCTCGCCGCGCTCCGCCGCGACGCCCGGCTCGTGCTCGCCACCAACGCGCCGGCCACCGGCGCCGCGGCGGCGCTCGAGCAGCTCGGCGCCGCGGAGCACCTCGTCGAGCGGCACTACGCGATCGGCAAGCCGGCCGGGCTGGCCGCCGTCGTCGGCGCCCACCTGGCCCGCGGGCCGGTGCTCTCCGTCGGCGACATCTGGGACTACGACCTCGCGCCCGCCGCCGCGCTCGGCGCGGCGACGGCGCTCGTGGGCCCGGCCGCGACCCGCACGGACCTGATGCCCGACCTGCGCGGGGCCACCCTCGCGGACCTGTACGACGACATCCGCTCCTGGGCCGCGTCCGCGGCACGGGGACTCACCGCACCATCCCTCGACCGAAAGGCATGA
- the phnE gene encoding phosphonate ABC transporter, permease protein PhnE gives MSVAAPPRPRTWPRTAGVLGVLAALTAVTVTPALGGIRVDLRGIAQHWHFGWSKVRQMLDPDWSILPRTVEPLLETLEIAVVGAAVAALLALPLSLWAARPTNPSPARRAVRAALNVVRAVPDLVYATLLVAMVGVGALPGVLTLVVFDLGVVVKLVSEAIDSADAAYLESGLAAGGTQTQANRVLAVPQTWPAFAGQTLYSLELNVRISAVLGLVGAGGIGRLVDEVRGFYRYGALGVIILEILVVVVLIEAASTVLRARLR, from the coding sequence GTGAGCGTCGCCGCGCCGCCGCGACCCCGCACCTGGCCGCGCACCGCCGGCGTCCTCGGCGTGCTCGCCGCCCTCACGGCCGTCACGGTGACGCCCGCGCTCGGCGGCATCCGCGTCGACCTGCGGGGCATCGCCCAGCACTGGCACTTCGGCTGGTCGAAGGTCCGGCAGATGCTCGACCCCGACTGGAGCATCCTGCCGCGCACCGTCGAGCCGCTGCTCGAGACGCTCGAGATCGCCGTCGTCGGCGCCGCGGTGGCCGCGCTGCTCGCGCTGCCGCTGTCGCTGTGGGCCGCGCGGCCCACCAACCCGAGCCCCGCGCGCCGCGCGGTGCGGGCCGCGCTCAACGTGGTGCGTGCCGTGCCCGACCTCGTCTACGCGACGCTGCTCGTCGCGATGGTCGGCGTCGGGGCGCTGCCCGGCGTGCTCACGCTCGTCGTCTTCGACCTGGGCGTGGTGGTCAAGCTCGTCTCCGAGGCGATCGACTCCGCCGACGCCGCCTACCTCGAGTCCGGTCTCGCGGCCGGCGGCACGCAGACCCAGGCCAACCGCGTGCTCGCCGTGCCGCAGACGTGGCCCGCGTTCGCCGGCCAGACGCTCTACTCGCTCGAGCTCAACGTGCGCATCTCCGCCGTGCTGGGCCTCGTGGGCGCGGGTGGCATCGGCCGCCTCGTCGACGAGGTGCGCGGGTTCTACCGGTACGGAGCGCTCGGCGTGATCATCCTCGAGATCCTCGTCGTCGTCGTGCTCATCGAGGCGGCCTCGACCGTGCTGCGTGCGAGGCTCCGATGA
- a CDS encoding phosphate/phosphite/phosphonate ABC transporter substrate-binding protein — translation MRTTPLAVLGIAALALTLAACSADATASGGASAAPSAAWPSEITLALIPNEQVNDLVTSAEPLTDYLSEQLGVTVKGVVTKDYQAAVEAVCSGQAQIAIADAGSLAAAQDECGAYPVLQDVRNGASSYASEFFTSVDNAGKYCTDTPVKATYAASGAEYLYCNGVADGATNTGVGPVALDALKKITPGTKVAFGNTTSPAGYQLPVLDLEAAGVKVDDLTQVPVTGNDNLIMAVYNGDAEVGFAYWDARSAIDATEVPDLGDKVVVFGLSEMYPNGGVVLGADLPADLRGKITDLMAGYGKVDPETLKNIFSQTGWVPADADQIDLARKVTARFAGK, via the coding sequence ATGCGCACGACCCCCCTCGCGGTGCTCGGCATCGCAGCGCTGGCCCTCACCCTCGCCGCGTGCAGCGCGGACGCCACCGCGTCCGGCGGCGCCTCGGCCGCGCCGTCGGCCGCGTGGCCCTCGGAGATCACCCTCGCCCTCATCCCGAACGAGCAGGTCAACGACCTGGTCACGTCGGCCGAGCCGCTCACCGACTACCTCTCCGAGCAGCTCGGGGTCACGGTCAAGGGCGTCGTCACCAAGGACTACCAGGCCGCCGTGGAGGCCGTCTGCTCCGGCCAGGCGCAGATCGCCATCGCCGACGCCGGCTCGCTCGCCGCCGCCCAGGACGAGTGCGGCGCCTACCCGGTGCTCCAGGACGTCCGCAACGGGGCGTCGTCGTACGCCTCGGAGTTCTTCACCTCCGTCGACAACGCGGGCAAGTACTGCACCGACACCCCGGTCAAGGCCACCTACGCGGCCAGCGGCGCCGAGTACCTCTACTGCAACGGCGTCGCCGACGGCGCCACGAACACCGGCGTCGGCCCCGTGGCGCTCGACGCGCTGAAGAAGATCACGCCCGGCACCAAGGTCGCGTTCGGCAACACGACGTCGCCCGCGGGCTACCAGCTGCCCGTGCTCGACCTCGAGGCCGCGGGGGTCAAGGTCGACGACCTGACCCAGGTGCCCGTGACCGGCAACGACAACCTCATCATGGCCGTCTACAACGGCGACGCCGAGGTCGGCTTCGCCTACTGGGACGCGCGGTCCGCCATCGACGCCACCGAGGTCCCCGACCTCGGCGACAAGGTCGTCGTCTTCGGTCTCTCGGAGATGTACCCGAACGGCGGCGTCGTGCTCGGCGCCGACCTGCCCGCCGACCTGCGCGGCAAGATCACCGACCTCATGGCCGGGTACGGCAAGGTCGACCCGGAGACGCTCAAGAACATCTTCAGCCAGACCGGCTGGGTCCCCGCCGACGCCGACCAGATCGACCTCGCCCGCAAGGTCACCGCGCGGTTCGCCGGCAAGTGA
- a CDS encoding deoxyguanosinetriphosphate triphosphohydrolase, giving the protein MQTFEQGAFDPDVVGGVPRPAEGEEGPGAYGDHDVERYAPEPPKSRQRTPFERDRARVVHSSAMRRLGAKTQVLTPGTDDFVRTRLTHSLEVAQIGREMGRALGCDPDVVDTACLTHDLGHPPFGHNGERALAVVAEGIGGFEGNAQTLRLLTRLEPKVDGAGLNLTRASLDASVKYPWALGAGPRRPDGSVTAKFGVYPDDVPVFTWLRQGAPVTLDGSGVRSMEAQVMDLADDIAYSVHDVEDAVVGGRLDLTLLESADERARVVRAVQAWYGTWHTSDALEAALERLRASGLLMTDFDGSRRALAHLKDLTSSLIGRFSGAAQAATREVYGPGALTRYDARFLVPEETALEILALKGVAVAYVMAPREEEPVYQAQREIVADLVAVLADRAPVALEPPFAADWAAASDDAARLRVVVDQVASLTDVSALQWHARLVGR; this is encoded by the coding sequence GTGCAGACCTTCGAGCAGGGCGCGTTCGACCCCGACGTCGTCGGAGGCGTGCCGCGCCCTGCCGAGGGCGAGGAGGGCCCCGGCGCCTACGGCGACCACGACGTCGAGCGGTACGCGCCCGAGCCGCCCAAGTCCCGGCAGCGCACCCCGTTCGAGCGCGACCGCGCCCGCGTGGTCCACTCCAGCGCCATGCGGCGCCTGGGCGCCAAGACCCAGGTGCTCACGCCCGGCACGGACGACTTCGTCCGCACCCGGCTCACGCACTCGCTCGAGGTCGCGCAGATCGGGCGCGAGATGGGGCGGGCGCTCGGCTGCGACCCCGACGTCGTCGACACCGCGTGCCTCACGCACGACCTCGGGCACCCGCCCTTCGGGCACAACGGGGAGCGGGCGCTCGCCGTGGTCGCCGAGGGCATCGGCGGGTTCGAGGGCAACGCGCAGACGCTGCGGCTGCTCACGCGCCTGGAGCCCAAGGTCGACGGCGCGGGCCTCAACCTCACGCGCGCGTCCCTGGACGCGTCGGTCAAGTACCCGTGGGCGCTCGGCGCCGGGCCCCGGCGGCCCGACGGGTCCGTGACCGCCAAGTTCGGCGTCTACCCCGACGACGTCCCCGTCTTCACGTGGCTGCGCCAGGGCGCGCCGGTGACGCTCGACGGCAGCGGCGTCCGGTCGATGGAGGCGCAGGTCATGGACCTGGCCGACGACATCGCGTACTCCGTGCACGACGTCGAGGACGCCGTCGTCGGCGGGCGCCTGGACCTCACGCTGCTGGAGTCGGCGGACGAGCGCGCCCGCGTGGTCCGCGCCGTGCAGGCCTGGTACGGGACGTGGCACACGTCCGACGCCCTCGAGGCGGCGCTGGAGCGGCTGCGCGCCTCGGGGCTGCTCATGACCGACTTCGACGGGTCGCGCCGCGCGCTCGCCCACCTCAAGGACCTCACGAGCTCGCTCATCGGCCGGTTCAGCGGCGCCGCGCAGGCCGCCACGCGCGAGGTCTACGGCCCCGGCGCGCTGACCCGGTACGACGCGCGGTTCCTCGTGCCCGAGGAGACGGCGCTCGAGATCCTCGCGCTCAAGGGCGTCGCGGTCGCCTACGTCATGGCGCCGCGCGAGGAGGAGCCCGTCTACCAGGCCCAGCGCGAGATCGTGGCCGACCTGGTCGCGGTGCTCGCCGACCGCGCCCCCGTGGCGCTCGAGCCGCCGTTCGCGGCCGACTGGGCGGCGGCGTCCGACGACGCCGCCCGCCTGCGCGTCGTGGTCGACCAGGTGGCGTCGCTCACGGACGTCTCCGCGCTGCAGTGGCACGCACGGCTCGTCGGCCGCTGA
- a CDS encoding MurR/RpiR family transcriptional regulator: MRIAALASSLQPSERRVADVVADDLARSVECTAQQLADLAGVGRASVVRTARTLGYEGYPQLRVAVARELAFGPAPDAPAGDGTAVGALRAAIETFGRSLPRMTAALTEDAVEDFLGALDTAGRVVVAASGLSTPLGLDVAMRLGAAGRPCEFLPDTLAQHIAARQLGPGSVCLALSGSGASRPTLTTAGAARDAGAHVLAVTSFAGSPLVGIAHTALVVPPVTGSFRDELLHTSRAALGLVLEHLVELLVERRGGRSAAARAAVLAVLGESLGE, translated from the coding sequence GTGCGGATCGCCGCGCTGGCGTCGTCGCTCCAGCCGAGCGAGCGGCGCGTGGCCGACGTCGTGGCGGACGACCTCGCGCGGTCCGTCGAGTGCACCGCGCAGCAGCTCGCCGACCTCGCCGGCGTCGGGCGTGCGTCGGTGGTCCGCACCGCCCGGACCCTCGGGTACGAGGGCTACCCGCAGCTGCGGGTCGCGGTCGCGCGCGAGCTGGCGTTCGGCCCGGCGCCCGACGCCCCGGCCGGCGACGGGACCGCCGTCGGTGCGCTGCGCGCCGCGATCGAGACGTTCGGCCGCAGCCTGCCGCGCATGACGGCGGCGCTCACCGAGGACGCCGTCGAGGACTTCCTCGGCGCGCTCGACACCGCCGGCCGCGTCGTGGTCGCGGCGAGCGGGCTGTCGACGCCGCTCGGGCTCGACGTCGCCATGCGTCTCGGGGCGGCCGGGCGGCCGTGCGAGTTCCTCCCGGACACGCTCGCGCAGCACATCGCCGCCAGGCAGCTCGGGCCCGGGTCCGTGTGCCTGGCCCTCTCGGGCTCGGGCGCCAGCCGGCCCACGCTCACCACGGCTGGCGCCGCGCGCGACGCCGGGGCGCACGTCCTGGCCGTCACCTCGTTCGCGGGCTCGCCGCTCGTCGGCATCGCGCACACCGCGCTCGTCGTGCCGCCCGTGACCGGGTCGTTCCGCGACGAGCTCCTGCACACCTCGCGCGCCGCGCTCGGGCTCGTGCTCGAGCACCTCGTGGAGCTGCTCGTCGAGCGGCGCGGCGGCCGCTCGGCCGCGGCGCGGGCGGCCGTGCTCGCCGTGCTGGGGGAGAGCCTCGGCGAATAG
- the phnC gene encoding phosphonate ABC transporter ATP-binding protein, with translation MSTHPVTSSPEAARAASGPWPVRLDDVSVRYPDGTVALRHVSLAVEPGEMVAVVGLSGSGKSTLVRTVNGLVPATSGTVTVGPHDVGSLRGRRLRELRGGIGMIFQAFNLADRASVYQNVLVGRFAHTPTWRTLLGVAGREDREIVLAALDSVGLLEKVWGRAGALSGGQKQRVAIARALSQQPQVMLADEPVASLDPPTAHSVMADLRRINTERGLTVLVNLHLMDLARQYTTRMIGLRDGELVYDGPAATADDAVFEEIYGRPLQVRDRLGAGS, from the coding sequence GTGAGCACCCACCCCGTCACCAGCAGCCCGGAGGCGGCCCGTGCCGCCTCCGGGCCCTGGCCCGTGCGCCTCGACGACGTCTCGGTGCGCTACCCGGACGGCACGGTCGCGCTGCGCCACGTCTCGCTGGCCGTGGAGCCCGGCGAGATGGTCGCCGTCGTCGGGCTGTCCGGCTCGGGCAAGTCGACGCTCGTCCGCACCGTCAACGGGCTCGTCCCGGCCACGTCCGGCACCGTCACCGTGGGCCCGCACGACGTCGGCTCCCTGCGGGGCCGGCGGCTGCGCGAGCTGCGCGGCGGCATCGGGATGATCTTCCAGGCGTTCAACCTGGCCGACCGGGCCAGCGTCTACCAGAACGTGCTCGTGGGACGGTTCGCCCACACGCCGACGTGGCGGACGCTGCTCGGGGTCGCCGGGCGCGAGGACCGCGAGATCGTCCTGGCCGCGCTCGACTCCGTCGGCTTGCTCGAGAAGGTGTGGGGCCGCGCGGGCGCGCTGTCCGGCGGGCAGAAGCAGCGCGTGGCCATCGCCCGGGCGCTCAGCCAGCAGCCGCAGGTGATGCTCGCCGACGAGCCCGTCGCGAGCCTCGACCCGCCCACGGCGCACTCCGTCATGGCCGACCTCCGGCGCATCAACACCGAGCGCGGCCTGACGGTGCTGGTCAACCTGCATCTCATGGACCTCGCCCGCCAGTACACGACCCGCATGATCGGGCTGCGCGACGGCGAGCTCGTCTACGACGGCCCCGCGGCGACGGCCGACGACGCCGTGTTCGAGGAGATCTACGGCCGTCCTCTCCAGGTCCGCGACCGGCTCGGGGCCGGGTCGTGA
- the phnE gene encoding phosphonate ABC transporter, permease protein PhnE, with product MTAATLTAARPVVAAPARPRRLAVRAVQGGATAVVLAAVLHLRLDWAALRDLPSDLVRYLGLMFAHPDWSRLPYALEQTWVSVQMAWLGALLGVVVSTVLGVPAARGVGPWWLRLPLRAVFAVVRAVPEVIIAIVILTVTGLTPFTGALALAIGGVGTHARWTYETIEGVPPGTAEAVRAAGGNLFETARWGLWPAAAPELMSLALYRFELNVRTSAILGLIGVGGVGDLLTGYTQYRQWDAVGVLIVVVVVVTMAIDAVSGAIRRRITKGARARVVEGTE from the coding sequence ATGACCGCCGCGACGCTCACGGCCGCGCGGCCCGTTGTCGCCGCGCCGGCCCGCCCGCGCCGGCTCGCCGTGCGGGCCGTGCAGGGGGGCGCGACCGCCGTCGTGCTCGCGGCCGTGCTGCACCTGCGGCTCGACTGGGCCGCGCTGCGCGACCTGCCCTCCGACCTGGTCCGCTACCTCGGCCTGATGTTCGCCCACCCGGACTGGTCGCGGCTGCCCTACGCGCTCGAGCAGACGTGGGTGTCGGTGCAGATGGCGTGGCTCGGGGCGCTGCTCGGCGTCGTCGTCTCGACCGTCCTGGGCGTCCCGGCCGCGCGGGGCGTGGGCCCCTGGTGGCTGCGGCTGCCCCTGCGGGCCGTGTTCGCCGTCGTCCGTGCGGTGCCCGAGGTGATCATCGCGATCGTCATCCTCACCGTCACGGGGCTGACGCCCTTCACGGGCGCGCTCGCCCTGGCGATCGGCGGCGTCGGCACCCACGCCCGGTGGACGTACGAGACCATCGAGGGTGTGCCGCCCGGGACGGCCGAGGCGGTCCGCGCGGCCGGCGGGAACCTGTTCGAGACGGCCCGCTGGGGGCTCTGGCCGGCCGCGGCGCCCGAGCTCATGTCGCTCGCGCTGTACCGGTTCGAGCTCAACGTCCGCACGTCGGCGATCCTGGGCCTCATCGGCGTCGGTGGTGTCGGCGACCTGCTCACGGGGTACACCCAGTACCGTCAGTGGGACGCCGTCGGGGTGCTGATCGTGGTCGTCGTCGTGGTCACCATGGCGATCGACGCGGTCTCCGGCGCGATCCGACGCCGCATCACGAAGGGGGCACGCGCACGTGTCGTGGAAGGGACCGAGTGA
- a CDS encoding glycoside hydrolase family 13 protein, with the protein MSLLDQPHHDGSAGYVPAGPHAAGDVVPVRVRVPHAAGVRGVWVRTVRDGEPRVAEARLDRAGEHEDVYVADVLVHNEPSHYRFLLGTPGEPGGFRWLHGAGLADHHLPDASDFRLTTAPPAPRWLGAGTVYQVFPDRFARSAAADARPVPDWAVPTAWDVVPDAHSYLTPRQYYGGDLDGVAEHLDHLEDLGVTTLYLTPVFPGGSNHRYDASTFHAVDPVLGGDAALARLTAAAHARGLRVMGDVTSNHTGNGHDWFRRAQADPGSPEHGMYLWSEAGSDVNPHHQPGYVSWLGFHTLPKLDWSSDEVWRRMVDADDSVVAHWLRDPFALDGWRVDVANMTGRYGRADRTHAVARRLRERITAERPDGALVAEHFHDYTGDLPGDGWHASMNYAGFSRPVWGWLADPATGYAHLGLPVPYGRGSGRAMVAAMREFASRVPWQVAAAQWNILGSHDTPRVRTLLGDAGTVELAAALLFAYPGTPMLFAGDETGAVGTTGEHSRTTMAWDQAATGGPRWERDTHAMVRALSRLRRDSAALRDGGLRWAVVEDDAVAFLRETPDERVLVVVARGPWAGARLPRGVLGDQPPELLHGGALVGTPPLVVGPDGVDVGGAGPAVGIWRLA; encoded by the coding sequence ATGAGCCTCCTCGACCAGCCCCACCACGACGGGTCGGCCGGGTACGTCCCGGCCGGGCCGCACGCCGCGGGCGACGTGGTGCCCGTGCGGGTGCGCGTGCCGCACGCCGCCGGCGTGCGCGGCGTGTGGGTGCGCACGGTGCGCGACGGCGAGCCGCGTGTCGCCGAGGCGCGGCTCGACCGCGCCGGCGAGCACGAGGACGTCTACGTGGCCGACGTGCTGGTGCACAACGAGCCGTCGCACTACCGGTTCCTGCTCGGCACGCCGGGGGAGCCGGGCGGCTTCCGCTGGCTCCACGGCGCGGGCCTCGCCGACCACCATCTGCCCGACGCCTCCGACTTCCGCCTCACGACGGCCCCGCCGGCCCCGCGCTGGCTGGGCGCCGGCACCGTCTACCAGGTGTTCCCGGACCGGTTCGCGCGCTCGGCGGCCGCCGACGCGCGCCCCGTGCCGGACTGGGCCGTGCCGACGGCGTGGGACGTCGTCCCCGACGCGCACTCGTACCTCACGCCCCGCCAGTACTACGGCGGCGACCTCGACGGCGTGGCCGAGCACCTCGACCATCTCGAGGACCTCGGCGTCACGACGCTCTACCTGACGCCGGTCTTCCCGGGCGGCTCCAACCACCGGTACGACGCCTCGACGTTCCACGCCGTGGACCCGGTGCTGGGCGGCGACGCGGCCCTGGCCCGGCTCACCGCCGCCGCGCACGCGCGCGGCCTGCGCGTCATGGGCGACGTCACCTCCAACCACACGGGCAACGGGCACGACTGGTTCCGGCGCGCGCAGGCCGACCCAGGCTCGCCCGAGCATGGCATGTACCTGTGGTCCGAGGCCGGCTCCGACGTCAACCCGCACCACCAGCCCGGCTACGTCTCGTGGCTCGGCTTCCACACGCTGCCCAAGCTCGACTGGTCCAGCGACGAGGTGTGGCGCCGCATGGTCGACGCCGACGACTCCGTCGTCGCGCACTGGCTGCGGGACCCGTTCGCGCTGGACGGCTGGCGCGTCGACGTCGCCAACATGACGGGCCGCTACGGCCGCGCCGACCGCACGCACGCGGTGGCCCGCCGCCTGCGCGAGCGCATCACGGCCGAGCGCCCGGACGGCGCGCTCGTCGCCGAGCACTTCCACGACTACACGGGCGACCTGCCCGGCGACGGCTGGCACGCGTCGATGAACTACGCGGGCTTCTCGCGCCCCGTGTGGGGCTGGCTCGCCGACCCGGCCACCGGGTACGCGCACCTCGGGCTGCCCGTGCCGTACGGGCGGGGCTCGGGCCGCGCGATGGTGGCCGCGATGCGCGAGTTCGCCTCCCGCGTGCCGTGGCAGGTGGCGGCCGCGCAGTGGAACATCCTCGGCTCCCACGACACGCCGCGCGTGCGCACCCTCCTGGGCGACGCCGGCACGGTCGAGCTCGCCGCCGCCCTCCTGTTCGCCTACCCCGGCACGCCCATGCTCTTCGCGGGCGACGAGACGGGCGCCGTCGGCACGACGGGCGAGCACTCGCGCACCACGATGGCCTGGGATCAGGCGGCCACGGGCGGCCCGCGCTGGGAGCGTGACACCCACGCGATGGTCCGGGCGCTGTCCCGGCTGCGCCGCGACAGCGCCGCCCTGCGCGACGGCGGCCTGCGCTGGGCCGTCGTCGAGGACGACGCCGTCGCGTTCCTGCGCGAGACGCCCGACGAGCGCGTGCTCGTCGTCGTCGCCCGCGGGCCGTGGGCCGGAGCGCGCCTGCCGCGGGGGGTGCTCGGCGACCAGCCGCCCGAGCTGCTGCACGGCGGGGCGCTCGTGGGGACGCCGCCGCTCGTCGTCGGGCCCGACGGGGTGGACGTCGGCGGCGCCGGGCCGGCCGTGGGGATCTGGCGGCTCGCCTAA
- the dnaG gene encoding DNA primase: MAGLIKREDVEAVRERARIEDIVSAHVTLKPAGVGSLKGLCPFHDERSPSFHVRPGVGRYHCFGCGESGDVIAFVQKTDGLGFAEAVEYLAGRVGIQLRYEDSRGDSTGVRREEPGRRQRLVEANRVAAEFYQSQLFGPDAAAGRKFLAERSFDRSDAEKFAVGYAPTGWDALTRHLSGKGYTQAELVAAGLVSQGQRGVYDRFRGRLVWPIRDTTGAVVGFGARRLYDEDQGPKFLNTPETTLYKKSQVLYGIDLAKKAIARDKRVVVVEGYADVMAAHLSGVETAVATCGTAFAGDHAKIVRRLMGDFGAGGGLQLASGQSLGGEVIFTFDGDAAGQKAAVRAFGEDQRFHAQTFVAVAADGMDPCDLRIAKGPQAVRALVDSRVPLFEFVVRRVVDGYDLDTVEGRLGALRESAPLVAGIRDRGMQLGYVRSLARWTGMDTEEVRREVARAAERPRQADRPAAVEPVDTAPAPRPSLPTPDPRDPVARTERMALVTALQYPQHVPPAFDALDDDAFVVPAWRAVHAAIRAAGGTAVGRSLAGPAWVTAVQEQAGELVGGLVDELAVAPLPEDREDAIGRFVADVVRAVQDLGFTRRIADAKSRLLRLDPGADPDGYRAAFQTLLSVEAQRRTLRETA; the protein is encoded by the coding sequence GTGGCGGGCCTGATCAAGCGTGAGGACGTGGAGGCGGTCCGCGAGCGCGCCCGCATCGAGGACATCGTCTCGGCGCACGTCACGCTCAAGCCCGCCGGCGTCGGGTCGCTCAAGGGGCTGTGCCCCTTCCACGACGAGCGGTCGCCGTCGTTCCACGTGCGGCCCGGCGTCGGGCGCTACCACTGCTTCGGGTGCGGCGAGTCGGGCGACGTCATCGCGTTCGTGCAGAAGACAGACGGGCTCGGCTTCGCGGAGGCCGTCGAGTACCTGGCCGGCCGCGTGGGCATCCAGCTGCGGTACGAGGACTCGCGCGGGGACTCGACCGGGGTCCGGCGCGAGGAGCCGGGCCGCCGCCAGCGCCTGGTCGAGGCCAACCGCGTGGCCGCCGAGTTCTACCAGTCCCAGCTCTTCGGGCCCGACGCCGCCGCCGGCCGCAAGTTCCTGGCCGAGCGCTCCTTCGACCGGTCCGACGCCGAGAAGTTCGCCGTCGGGTACGCGCCCACCGGCTGGGACGCGCTGACCCGCCACCTCAGCGGCAAGGGCTACACGCAGGCCGAGCTCGTGGCCGCGGGCCTGGTCTCGCAGGGGCAGCGCGGCGTCTACGACCGGTTCCGGGGCCGCCTCGTGTGGCCGATCCGCGACACGACCGGCGCCGTCGTCGGCTTCGGCGCGCGGCGCCTGTACGACGAGGACCAGGGGCCGAAGTTCCTCAACACCCCCGAGACGACGCTCTACAAGAAGTCCCAGGTGCTGTACGGCATCGACCTGGCGAAGAAGGCGATCGCGCGCGACAAGCGCGTCGTCGTCGTCGAGGGGTACGCGGACGTCATGGCCGCGCACCTGTCGGGCGTCGAGACGGCCGTGGCCACGTGCGGCACGGCGTTCGCCGGCGACCACGCCAAGATCGTGCGCCGCCTCATGGGCGACTTCGGCGCGGGCGGCGGGCTCCAGCTCGCGTCGGGCCAGTCGCTGGGCGGCGAGGTCATCTTCACGTTCGACGGCGACGCCGCGGGCCAGAAGGCGGCCGTGCGCGCGTTCGGCGAGGACCAGCGCTTCCACGCCCAGACGTTCGTGGCCGTGGCCGCCGACGGCATGGACCCGTGCGACCTGCGCATCGCCAAGGGGCCGCAGGCCGTCCGGGCGCTCGTGGACTCGCGCGTGCCGCTGTTCGAGTTCGTGGTGCGGCGCGTCGTCGACGGGTACGATCTCGACACCGTCGAGGGGCGGCTCGGCGCGCTGCGCGAGTCCGCCCCGCTCGTGGCGGGCATCCGCGACCGCGGCATGCAGCTCGGGTACGTGCGCTCGCTGGCCCGGTGGACGGGGATGGACACCGAGGAGGTGCGCCGCGAGGTGGCGCGCGCCGCGGAGCGCCCGCGCCAGGCCGACCGCCCTGCGGCGGTCGAGCCCGTCGACACCGCGCCGGCGCCCCGCCCCAGCCTGCCGACGCCCGACCCGCGCGACCCCGTGGCCCGCACCGAGCGCATGGCCCTGGTCACCGCGCTCCAGTACCCGCAGCACGTGCCGCCCGCGTTCGACGCCCTCGACGACGACGCCTTCGTCGTCCCCGCCTGGCGGGCCGTGCACGCCGCGATCCGCGCGGCCGGCGGCACCGCCGTCGGGCGCTCGCTGGCCGGGCCCGCGTGGGTGACCGCCGTGCAGGAGCAGGCGGGCGAGCTGGTCGGCGGGCTCGTGGACGAGCTCGCCGTCGCGCCGCTGCCGGAGGACCGCGAGGACGCCATCGGCCGGTTCGTCGCCGACGTCGTGCGGGCCGTGCAGGACCTCGGCTTCACGCGCCGCATCGCCGACGCCAAGAGCCGCCTACTGCGGCTCGACCCGGGCGCGGACCCGGACGGCTACCGCGCCGCGTTCCAGACGCTGCTGAGCGTGGAGGCGCAGCGCCGCACGCTGCGCGAGACCGCCTGA